CAAAACTACACAATTATCACTGGTTTGTAACAGGAGAACATTTTTTTGAACTGCACAAAGCTTCGGAAGAATTATATGGTGAGGTGGCAACATTTATTGACGAAGTTGCAGAAAAAATGTTGGCATTTAATATGATACCAGCTGCTACAATGAAGGAATATTTACAATTGGCTTCCATAGAAGAAGCAAAAAATGGACTAAAAGCGCTTGAAATGGTGCAATCTGTTTCCGATGATCTCTCTAAATTAATCTTTGATCTGAAAAATGGGATTGAATTAGCTGATCAAGAAAAACAAATCTGTATTTCAAACTTACTACAAGATATTTTATGTGATTTTGAAATGGAATTGTGGAAGCTGTCTGCATATTTAAGTAAGTAAGGTTATCAATGTATTGTTCAAAGATCAGAAACTAACTAAAATTACGTATTCCAAAAAAAAGCCAATTGGCTTTTTTTTATTTGGCATAAAATCTCATAAGTATATATTATATATTTGATATTAAATTCTAAACCTAATTTAAGTTTTAATATGCTATTGTTTTTTTCTTGAAACATTTCTATTGACAATTGTAATATTACGAGTGTAATATATTCTATAAGTATTACATCAGTAGTATTAAGAAAACAGCCAAGGAGGAGTTTCATATGAGTAATCATTCTAAAATATCAGATGCTGAATGGGTAATCATGGAGGAATTATGGAAAAAATCTCCTTTAACTTCAGCTGAAATTATTGAACAGCTCAAGGATGCAACAGAGTGGAATCCCAAAACGATACACACTTTAATCAACCGTTTAGTAAAAAAAGAAGTGTTGGGTGTTAAAAGAGAAGGTCGTTTTAAACAATTTTTCCCTCTTCTCTCTGCCGAGGAATGCCGGAAAAGAGAGACAACATCTTTTTTAAAAAAGATCTATGCTGGTTCACGTCAAATGTTTATATTAAATTTTATTAAAAATGAGAAGTTAACGGAAAAAGAAATTGAAGAATTAAGAAAGATGCTTAAACAAAAAGAGGTAGGCGATTAATTTTCAAGGGTATTACTTATCAGATGCTCTTATCAATTGACTTACCTCTATAACAAGAGTGGTGAAAGAATGGATATACAAAATTTATTTTCAATTGTTTTAAACTTTTCTATCATAGGGAGTATTATAGCAATAGTCATTCTTTGTATAAAAAGAACCCTAAATGATAAACTTTCTGCACATTGGCACTATTACATTTGGCTTCTGTTGATCATAAGACTTATGATTCCATATCATTTTGAAAGTTCATTGAGTATATCTATCTTGCTTCCTTCTATTACAGATACTTTAAACGAATCTATTCAAATTCAGGATAATGATCAAACAACCTTAACTACCTTAAATAAACAAATCATCAAGGTCAATGCTGTGGGTTCAACCTTAAATGAACCTAATGAATCTCAGCTTAGTGGTGAAGCATTGACTCATTTAAATAAAGAATTAAGTACAGTAGTTGGAGAAGGTCATAATGATAAATTACAGACAGAAGTTACCAACTCCTACCTTACTCTTAATTCATTAGGTATTGTATGGTTTGCCGGTGTCTTGATCGTTTTTCTATTCTTTTTGATGGTGAATTTCCAATATAACTGGAGGTTATCCAAACAAACAAAGTGTAGGCACGAAGATATATTAGCGCTTTTAGAAGAATGCAAAACAAAATTAAATGTACGTTCCAATATACAATTGGTCTATGATAACAAGGTAGAGACACCGTCCATTGTAGGATTTTTTATACCTAAAATTGTGATTTCTAAGAAATTATTTCAAAGCTTATCAAGAAACGAACAGAAATATGTGCTAATGCATGAATTAACACATTTCAAGAAAAATGATATCCTCATTCATTGGATGAGCATGATTGTTCAAGCTATTCACTGGTTTAATCCAATCATTTGGTACAGCTTTTACAAAATGCGTAAAGATTGCGAGTTATCCTGTGATGCCTCCGTTTTATCACATTTAAAACAAGACGAACATTTAGCGTACGGAAATACACTTCTCAGTGTATTAAGTAAAGTATCAAAACCAACCCTCATTCCTCGATCCATAGGAATGTCCGCTGGTCTATCAGATATGAAATCAAGAATAGAGAGGATTCTTATGTTTAAAAAACAATCGTGGAAATGGATACTTCTTTCAAGTGTAATCACTTTAGGAATTATCATTACAGGATTTACCGTATTTGAGATGTCTAATGAAGATGAAGCAGAAGTTGAGTCTATAGAAATTAATCAAGAAAATATCCAGAAATATATTGATATTAATATGACTCAAAACAGAATCGTTGAATTAATAGGTAGACCAAATGATAGTAGTCAAGGCTCTAATAATATAAAAAAAGGTGTTTGGAGATATGATGTAAAAAGTGAAGGATATAAGAGAAAACCAGGTACTGTAGATGAAATTGATTATGAAGGACTTGAAATTGGAGATATGCAGATTCAATTATTTTTATATTGGAATCATAATGGTACTATCGAAAAGGTTGTCTCTTATTTTCATGAGAATGGTAACGTAATGAATTATGAACTTCTTGATGAAGTCACTATAAGTGAATCGAATGAGGATTTCATAGCTGGCGATCTTGGGATTAACACATTTGATGAAGTAAATAACATCATAAATGCTATTAAAAAGCCTGAATTATTATCTAAAGATCTGTTAGAAAGCGGGGATCAAGACAAAATTATACAGTGGTTTATAGATTTACAAAGCTGGGAAATAGAAATCATAGGAGAATCTACACCAAAATTTTATACAGAAAAAAAAGCGTATAACAAAATCAAACATGTTATAAATCAATATTACAGTGATCATAATAACCGTATATTATTCTATGACAGTCATTTAGGTGAGGATAAGAATTCTAATTATTATAAACCTTGTGAATGTGATGTAGGATTAGTAACTAATAACCTTGAAATTGTCTATAATTCAAATACAGAAGACATAAAATTTGAATTAAGTCAAGATCCCTTTATTTATGAGGTGAAAATTAGTTTACCTTCCTATGATATAAGC
The window above is part of the Chengkuizengella sediminis genome. Proteins encoded here:
- a CDS encoding Dps family protein, which produces MTDLRNSLNELLANLNVMYTKLHNYHWFVTGEHFFELHKASEELYGEVATFIDEVAEKMLAFNMIPAATMKEYLQLASIEEAKNGLKALEMVQSVSDDLSKLIFDLKNGIELADQEKQICISNLLQDILCDFEMELWKLSAYLSK
- a CDS encoding M56 family metallopeptidase gives rise to the protein MDIQNLFSIVLNFSIIGSIIAIVILCIKRTLNDKLSAHWHYYIWLLLIIRLMIPYHFESSLSISILLPSITDTLNESIQIQDNDQTTLTTLNKQIIKVNAVGSTLNEPNESQLSGEALTHLNKELSTVVGEGHNDKLQTEVTNSYLTLNSLGIVWFAGVLIVFLFFLMVNFQYNWRLSKQTKCRHEDILALLEECKTKLNVRSNIQLVYDNKVETPSIVGFFIPKIVISKKLFQSLSRNEQKYVLMHELTHFKKNDILIHWMSMIVQAIHWFNPIIWYSFYKMRKDCELSCDASVLSHLKQDEHLAYGNTLLSVLSKVSKPTLIPRSIGMSAGLSDMKSRIERILMFKKQSWKWILLSSVITLGIIITGFTVFEMSNEDEAEVESIEINQENIQKYIDINMTQNRIVELIGRPNDSSQGSNNIKKGVWRYDVKSEGYKRKPGTVDEIDYEGLEIGDMQIQLFLYWNHNGTIEKVVSYFHENGNVMNYELLDEVTISESNEDFIAGDLGINTFDEVNNIINAIKKPELLSKDLLESGDQDKIIQWFIDLQSWEIEIIGESTPKFYTEKKAYNKIKHVINQYYSDHNNRILFYDSHLGEDKNSNYYKPCECDVGLVTNNLEIVYNSNTEDIKFELSQDPFIYEVKISLPSYDISEYYNRELKDVEFTYIIDKSDYLIRSSSATADEYIEGEPMRLNKNLIYSIGPP
- a CDS encoding BlaI/MecI/CopY family transcriptional regulator — protein: MSNHSKISDAEWVIMEELWKKSPLTSAEIIEQLKDATEWNPKTIHTLINRLVKKEVLGVKREGRFKQFFPLLSAEECRKRETTSFLKKIYAGSRQMFILNFIKNEKLTEKEIEELRKMLKQKEVGD